One Arachis hypogaea cultivar Tifrunner chromosome 2, arahy.Tifrunner.gnm2.J5K5, whole genome shotgun sequence genomic window, tttaaaaaatcaattttatatattgtgtatctatcaataaattataaatttttctttatgtcttatatcaaaattatatataaaaaataaatataaaattaaaataattaagattcttaatatatatatatatatatatatatatatatatatatatatatataatattaaaagtatagattaaatgcatataggatatgtgttattaataattatatatatataatactacaAAACCCTGTGGTTAAGTCATCAGCAAAAAATTGGTGACTAACTTTCGGACATCTGTGGTTAAGTCTCAATCCTAAAATTTTCAAGCTCTGTTCTTTTTTGTGGAACATGTGGGAAAGCCCCTCTGCACAAAATAGAAAAGGTAGGGTGAAAGAGGATCACCTTGCCATAATCCTCTACATGGTTTGAAAAAATCATGAGGTTAACCATCCACATTAACAGAGTAAGAGACTGTTGTCACGAGTTCCTGAATCCAGCCCATCCATTTGTTACAAAATCCTAACTTTCGCATAATAGCCCAAACAAACTTCCACTTCACCTTGTCCTACGCCTTGCTCATATCTAATTTTAGAGCCAAATTAAAATCaccatattttttattctttaagaaGTGCATAAATTCATGGGCGATCAGTACATTATCACTAATCAAGCGACCTTTTATGAAAGTGCTCTGGTTATCACTGATTATTTTGTTCATTACAAACTGAGCTCTGTGCACCAGAATTTTAGataaaattttgtagaaaatacTGTTCAAGCTAATAGGCTGAATATCTTTCATGGTTCTAGCATTTGAAACTTTGGGAATAAGGCAAATATGGGTGTGATTAAGGGTCAGTTTGGGTAAACAATTTTTTTTGGGTGAGAGAGGGGGATCAAGGatcccaaaaagaaaaattaaaagaacccTCTTGGGAGGGGAACATTCGCAGCATCTAACATAAGAAGATTAACTACATCAGGAGGTGCAGCTTCAAGAACGTGAAGTCCAAAGGGGAGGTTATGCCCTTTCTTTGTGAGACTGTCAGCCACAGAGTTAGCTTCACGTAAGGTATGTGACCATTTGACATTATGAATACGTCCAGCAAGGATGCCAATGTCAACTACAAGGGGGTGCACAGGTGTGTAGCAAGGCAGCCTTTCTTAATAAAATTGATGGCTGTTGAAGAGTCTGACTCAACCATTAAATTAGTGAAGTTGTTTGCTAAGGTAATTTGAAACCCACAAATTATCCCCCAAAGTTTCGCATGCATAATAGAGCAACTGCCCAAGTTACAGGTGAAACCTTTAATAAATTAGCCAAGGTGATTATGGAACACTCCTCTACACACAACACTATCAACGTTAAGCTTGATAATCCCCTCCACTGGGGTACTCCATTTAATAGCTTGCTCTTGATCCCTTTGGTCCTGCCGAGGACAAATAGGGGCTTTGATAACTTTGAGGATCTCAACAAATCGTGCCTTTACCTGCTCTACTCCAGGCTAGAAAGCAATGATATCTCCTTCAAAGATAAGTCTGTTCCTGAAGTACCAAATAGAAGAGACTGTAACCCCGAATAGACAAGGCCAATTCCCTTTGGCAGTAAGGTTATGGATCAGCCACTCATTCAGATTAAGATCAAAGAAGTTCTTTGGACTATCATCTCTAATGAGGGAGAGCCAGATACTAGAAGCGTACCCACAATCCCTATGAACATGTAGAACAGTTTCCTCTTGCAGAGAGCATCTTGGACAAGATTCACTTTCTGTaaggtggcgtcttcttcttttGACGTTAGTGAGGATGGCATGCTGCGAGACCAACCAAAAGAAAGTTCAAATGCGTTTCGGACCCTTTCACTTCAATATAAGGTTCGGTAGTCTGTCCGAATTTGTTGGTTCACTACTCAATTTCTGGTAAGCCAACTTCATCTCAAAGGTCCCGTCCGAGGAATATAATGTCCACATTCTTCCAAGGTGAAAGGTGAGAAACAACAACAATTTTCTTTATCAGCTCCTTCGGCGGCCAGGTAGCCAACTTCTCTTCGTCCTAGTTTCCTGAAACAGTAAGAAAGTCCATCAGAGTATTATTTGCGTTAATTTGAACACTAACCTGGTTCGCATATTGACTAAGACAGCCAACGTCTGGGACCCAATTATGGTTTTAGAAGTTAATCTTAGACCCATCTCCTATCCGCCAAATGTAGTTTTTTTGGACGTCATACCATGCTTTGCATATTCCTTTCCAAAGGTTGGACTCGTTCCTCCTCCTCTCAACTTTAGGGATAATATCATTTCCACTCTCATACTTGGATCGGAGAACTTTGGCCCACAAAGAGTCTTTTCTTTCAATAAGGCCCCAACCCGCCTTTATCATAAAGGCATGGTTCATAGTACTCATATGACGAATGCCCAGTCCTCCTGTGTTCTTCGGTGCACAAACTTTATTCCAGCTTAGAAGATGGATTTTCTTTGATCGCTCAGCATTGCCCCAAAGGAAGCCCCTGCATTTACGATCAATAGTATTACAAGTAGAGGAAGGTAAAAAAGCAGATTGCATAGTATAATAAGGAATAGTATAGAGAACAGATTTCACCATAGTATATCTCCCTGTAAGGAAAAGAGAGGAAGCCTTCCAAGAGTTAAGTTTGGTATTAATCTTGTTAATGATCTCTTGGTATGTATGTTTAGAGACTCTGGAATGAAGAGTAGGAACGCCCATATATTTACTAAGATCCTCAGTTCTGGAGAATCCCAAGGACTCGCTTATACCACTTCTCATATTATAGCCAACGTTCTTAGAGAAGAAAACTCTAGTCTTATCATGGCTAACTTTTTGACCGGAACTTTAACAGAAAGTATTAAGGCATTTATTAATAATATCTGCTTGATCAAGGCTGGTCTCTACAAACAGAATAAGATCATCAGTAAAGCAGAGGTAAGAGATATCGGGGGATTCTCGCTTGATGCGAATGGGATTCCAGAAGCCATGGTGAACAACCGCATTAATAAGTTGAGACAAGAATTTAATACACAAAACAAAAATGTATGGTGATATGGGATCACCTTGCCAAATCCCTCTAGTAGGAGAGAACTCGCCAAGCTCCTCACCATTCCATAAAATTCTCATTTTTGCAGCAGAAATGCATGAAAGAATAAGGTTAATAATATGAGTCAGAAGGCCGATATCCATAAGAGTATCCTTAATGAAACTCCATTTAATCCTATCATATGCTTTCTCAAGATCGCTCTTGATAGCCATCCAACCTTTCAAGACCTTCTTATTCCACATGGAGTGTATGATTTCTTGAAAAATAGCAATGTTATCCGCGCTCTGCCTTCCAGGTACAAAACTACATTGTGTCGGCGCCACTAGCTTGTCCATAAGCCTTCTTAGGCGATTGGCTAAGATCTTAGTGATCACTTTGTATGTAACATTGCACAGGCTTATCGGAGGCAATTGTCGAAGGCTAGTTACCACCTCAGTCTTCAGGATAAGAGTTAATAAGGTCTTGTTATTCTCTTCAACTCTTttacaatgataaaaaaaaatttgatggaCAAGAGAACATAGATTAGTCCCCAGTTTATCCCACTGGATTTGAAAAAAGATAGCTTGAAGCCCATCCCTCCCTGGGGCTTTGAGGCTGCCCATATGAAACACAACTTCTTCAATGTCAGAAATCGAAAATTTCCTGCCAATTAAATTTAACTCGGTTGTACTAAGATGAGGAAAAGAATTATTAAGGACAAAGGGAACATCAGGCATAGAATCATGATATAAATTAGCAAAAAGGAAAAGGCCATATTACTTAAAGTGTTAATATCAATTATCGGAGTTCCATTAGAGTCAAGGAGTGAGGTCaccttattttttcttcttctgatcATGGTGGAACCATGAAAGTATTTAGTGTTGCGGTCACCAAACTCGATCTATTTTCATCTTGACTTTTGGTACCACAATAATTCTTCCTGAGCAAGAACATTCTCATATTCTTTCCAAAGATCAGTGCAAAGTTTCTCCAAAAAATCATTCCTACCCTGAGAGAGGCTAGAGGCAATGCCCTGAAATCTTTTGAGAAGGGTCTTTTTCCGTTTAAGTATATCCCCAAAAACATTTGTGTTCCATTCCTTTAAAGAATCCCTAAAGTTGTTAATACCTTCAGACCAGGAGTTTTGCATATCCCAGGAACtatttaccaaatttttaaagTCTGGATGAGAGAGTCAAGCAGCAATAAAGCAAAACGATTTTCTTTGCCTATTATTCAGAACAGAGTTAGTAAGTTGAAGACAGAGGGGAGCATGGTCTGATTTAAATATGGACAGATGTTTAATAATAGCTTTTGGAAAAGCAATATGCCAATTCAATTTGGTCAAACCTCTATCCAATCTTTCAACAAAATTTCCTCTTCTCCATGTAAAGGGCCAACCCGTATAGCCAATGTCAACAAGCCCACAATCAGACAAACAACTTTGGAACTCAAAACAGGCTCCTCTTTCAACCTTGTTAGAACCGCCACTCCTTTCATAATCATGTAACATAGCATTAAAGTCTCCGAGAATACACCAAGGGATATTGATATTATCAGAAAGACTGCGAATACCATTCCAAAGATGTTTCCTAGTTAAGCGCTGGGGGCTACCGTACACTGCCAAAAGTAACCAGGGATCAAAGTTAATATTAGACACCTTGAGGCGTGCAATCTGATTGGTATGTTCAAGAACATTAATCTTCCAGGTAGAGGAGTCACATAAGCACCAAATTCCACCCGAGTAACCAGCCGCTTCGACCACAAAGGAGCTGTCTAATTTGAATTTGCTTCTTACAGATTCACCCCTTGTTCCACTATTGTGAGATAAGAATGATAAAATTTGAATCATATTCTCTTCTGATGTCACGAATTAAGGACGAAAACAATCTGACACCCACACCCCTGCAATTAAGTTCTTTTGAGAAAAGGAGGACTTATATTAagagtaacttataaataagttattttttgtttGGAAAGTTATCAcagaagtacttattttaaagttttgTAATAAATAGGagtgataaaatagcttttgagaagaagaaaagtcaaattatttaacttcTTCAAAAGTTCTTGAAtaactttttgaaaatttaaaagcaTATCTAAAAAATTGTACCAAATACTATTAATAtgacttttcataagtcaaaagcaaAAAAAGTAGCTTTTGAAACTTCCCAAATGGGCCTAAATGCTTTTGAAATTTTAGCTCCAGAAAAAAACCCCTGACTGCTTGAGTGATGTCTCCTTTCATTGTTTGTCAGAAAAACTGATAGAATTTTCCAGTAAAATCGTCATCTCCTAAGGCAGAGATGGGGTTTATTGAGAAAACTACAGCTTTTACCTCTCTTTCTGACACCAGTCTTATTAAAGATCTGTTTGTGAAAGCATTAATCTTTGTGGGGATTCCTTCTAACTCCAAATTTGTGTCTCTAAGGTTGCTGCTAGTGAAAAGTGTTTCAAAGTAGCGTTGGCAGCAGCATCAATACCCTCGGGTTTTGTAACAATGTTACCTT contains:
- the LOC112723298 gene encoding uncharacterized protein — translated: MSIGSVADGDVGTVNAVGNAKEAVWDCGLWGRLHGWQQVGNAKQVIWGWCGAIGRSRRDCAASAEGWAAASGQHEEGCPELVRRNQTFAERLDGVDQRLGDGGWSLGCVRPESGKVKRRLDYSAGRSSRLEKRVYGSPQRLTRKHLWNGIRSLSDNINIPWCILGDFNAMLHDYERSGGSNKVERGACFEFQSCLSDCGLVDIGYTGWPFTWRRGNFVERLDRDFKNLVNSSWDMQNSWSEGINNFRDSLKEWNTNVFGDILKRKKTLLKRFQGIASSLSQGRNDFLEKLCTDLWKEYENVLAQEELLCTTELNLIGRKFSISDIEEVVFHMGSLKAPGRDGLQAIFFQIQWDKLGTNLCSLVHQIFFYHCKRVEENNKTLLTLILKTEVVTSLRQLPPISLCNVTYKVITKILANRLRRLMDKLVAPTQCSFVPGRQSADNIAIFQEIIHSMWNKKVLKGWMAIKSDLEKAYDRIKWSFIKDTLMDIGLLTHIINLILSCISAAKMRILWNGEELGEFSPTRGIWQGDPISPYIFVLCIKFLSQLINAVVHHGFWNPIRIKRESPDISYLCFTDDLILGFLWGNAERSKKIHLLSWNKVCAPKNTGGLGIRHMSTMNHAFMIKAGWGLIERKDSLWAKVLRSKYESGNDIIPKVERRRNESNLWKGICKAWKLGRREVGYLAAEGADKENCCCFSPFTLEECGHYIPRTGPLR